The genomic segment GTTCCTGGTCTGTCTCTGTGGTTCTTGTGTATCAGCAGCAAAAGAATTCATGACAGGTTTCGGAGGTTCTTGAGTTTTAGCACCGAAAGAGCGCCTGGTGGGTTTTCTGTCTACACCAGAGCCAGAATTAACAGCTGCCTCAGAGCTGATTTTAAACTTAGGGGAAGAGTTTGTATCTAAGCGGGAGGAAGAAGCTTTAGTTCTACGAGAGAATCCGCTACCCAATTGACTTCTACCAGCAAGAGATTGTTTCTTAGGACCAGCATCGGAATCACTGCTATCAGAATCAAAATATGTAGGTGAACCTCGTAAGCCCGCATAATTTGTATTAAATTCGCTGCCTGTTTTTTGTGCATAAGTTCTTCGACTGTAACTTGAAGCCTCTTGTGAAAATTCCTCATCAGAACTGTCAGTATCTGAAGTAGAATGAGTGTCATCCAAAACAACAGAACTCTTAAGGGGAGCAACAGCTTGTGGCCTCACCACAGGACTTTCCTTAGCTCTCTCGACTGAAGTTGAAGTATTATTTAACTGGCTCCTTAAGTAAGGTGGAGGGATATGACCTTTATGCTTAAGGCCACCAGTTAACTTCCCAAATGTGAACTCCTTTTCGAACCCAGAAGCTGAAGAAGCTAAACTACTATCATCTGTCTGTGTCCCGGGCAAAGCTGGTGCACTGGAGGTGTCCTTTCCATCTTGGGGTTTTGTATGCTCAGCCTCATCTTCTGAACTGAAAGTAATTGAGTCACTTTTATCAGTTTTACCATGTCTTTGCACATCATTGGACACCGTTTTGTCAGATAAGGAGTGTGACCATTTCTTCCCATCACTTCCTGAAACATTTTCCGTATAGGAGGATCTTGGTGAGTCATGATACCCTGCATGTTCATAGGAAACATTCTGAATATCTTTTGACTTCCCAATCGGGGGTCGGACCATCTCGACGTCACTTTCGGAATTCGTACCATCAGAATCGTCAAAGGTTGGCACAACATTTTTAGGTCGTGAATTGTCACCAGAGGCAGCCAAGCTTTCATATAATCGAGGTGAGTGCCTTTCCACGAAGACTTCTGATGACAAAGGAGACTTCTCCGGTGATTTGTCAGAGTCAAAGCTCCACGAATTTTTAATGGCAGAGTTGTAAGTAGGTGATTTCCTTTCTGGTGAAGGAAAATACAGTTTGGCCTGCTGGTCATCATATATAGGATCTGAGTCGAACTTAATATGTACGTCATCTTCTGAGCCAGAATCATCAAAAGCAACAGAGGCAGAATCATGAGAACTCTTATTAACAGTTTCACTAGGAACGTGACCTTGGTAATCATATCCATAAATTTGGTGGCTAGAATGATGaatattttcaccaaaacctGAAGTGCTTAAATAAGAACCTGAAGAATTGTTTTTGGGATCTTTTGTAGTAGCTTCTTCTCCAAAATAATTGAAGTCCTCAATTGACTCATTCTTAAAGCTATTTGTGGATTCAGATTCAGTTCTCCCCGATGATTTCCTCATTATCATTTTCTCTCTACTGTCCTCTTTTGATAACCTTTTCTGCATATTCTTATCACCTTCTCCAGGGCTAGCAAATGGATTATCATTATTAATTGAACCTGTGGCACCTACGGAGACTTGTGAACCAGGCCTATTCGAAGTACCATGACTACCATTATGATGTCTTGTTGCTCTAGCTAGATTATCATGTTGCAAACCATCCGTCCTTTCATGCTGAAACCTTGAAGTTCTATCAGGTGAAGGGCTGATAACTGAATCTTTAGGAAAATGTTCATGGATGCTTGAAGTACCATGGTTTCCTGATCCTGCACCTCCTAAAGTACCATGATTATCATCGTGAAATTGTCTTGTCTCTCTAGCCAGATTTTCATGTGGCAAAATATCAATCCTTTCATTCTGAAGTCTTGGATTTCTATCAGGTAAAGAGCTGGTTGCTGAATCTTTGGGAAAATGTTCATGGATACTTGTGTCATACATTCCTGGTCCTCCGCCTCCTGAAGACTGTACTTCAGACCTCTGAGATTCTGAGGAATATTGCCTTGTAACCCTTGAAAGTTCTGCAGCAGCTCTGGCAGCTAGGCTTGCACGTTCTGCAGACTCAGCAGCTGCTTGAGCAGCAGAGGTAGCATCCTTAAATTCCATATTCCAATTCTGCCTGCCAGCTGAAAAATTACCATCTCCAGGAAATGATTGCCCAGCTTCCGACTTTTCATCCCTAGACCCTAAGAGTCATGAACAACCATCATTAACATTATTTTTGCAGAGGGAGAACTAAACTGTACAGGTTGTATTCTAGTACAATATGAACGATACTAACCTGAAGGACTAACTCCATGATGACAGTTAGAAGATGGTGTTACGCCACTACCACCACCATGTGCAGAGCCAAAGCTTTGGGTTCCCAGTGAGGATCTTGCATTCTGCTCTGGGAAATTTGAAGATGCATTACGCCTTTTACCATGATCATGTGGAGTTCCCACATCTGAAGCTTCGAAATGAGGAGGGTCTCCGGCCTTCTCTAAACTACCAGATCCATTCTGGACAATTTAACCAGTGAAGTCAGTAAAGGCATAataacttactcaaatcttagtCATCAGTAGAAAAAGTTAGAAGTAACATAATCATACCAGCAAGTCATTTGGAGGCACTGACTCCGCCTCTTCTACTGATGTAGGATCCCATTTAACACCATGTTCCTCAGCAATTGCCCCCAAGATTTTCATTTTGGCCTGCCCATCAGGTGCCTTGGCAGACAACTTCTCAACCAACTGAGGTACAACAGCATAAGACAATAATTAAGAGCATTATGTTGTTGAATTTGAGAAATATAAATAGTTCATTATCTTCATATTAAAAGTCAAATGGTCAACTGTTGAAGGGGGATACTGCAAACTTACCATGCGGCTAACTCCACAATTGGGACGGAGCTCAACTGCTGCACTTAtaaattcttttccatattttgCGGTAAGATGCTTCCGCACATCTGCAAGTTCTGGTATGTCTCCACACCTTGGTGACGCAAAAACTACACTTGTAATTGCTTCCTTCAAGTCAATGGGGCAAGTTCTGTGCATCATAGATAATAACATATCAAAACCCTTCAAAGGTGGCAGACTCAATCGTTTAGCCATGAGTTAATCCTGGGAAAACAGTAacaagggcagcccggtgcacgaAGCTCCGCTATGTGCGGAGCCCGGGTAAAGGcaggaccacaagggtctattgtacgcagccttaccctgcatttctgcaagaggctgtttccaaggcttgaacccgtgacctccttgtcacatggcagcaactttaccTGGGAAACAGTATGTGTTTCTTTACTCGCCACTACTGAAGCTAATATTTCAAGTAAAATAGCAGAAACTAACCTCAATTTGGATTAGTAAAAAGATGGAAATCGGGTCACAAATCAA from the Lycium ferocissimum isolate CSIRO_LF1 chromosome 11, AGI_CSIRO_Lferr_CH_V1, whole genome shotgun sequence genome contains:
- the LOC132037787 gene encoding uncharacterized protein LOC132037787 translates to MKKSSFLRSSKEMLTKSFNSTKCKMSLKLASSRLKLLKNKKEAQVKQMKRELAQLLDSGQDRTARIRVEHVVREEKMMAAYDLIEIYCELIVARLPIIESQKTCPIDLKEAITSVVFASPRCGDIPELADVRKHLTAKYGKEFISAAVELRPNCGVSRMLVEKLSAKAPDGQAKMKILGAIAEEHGVKWDPTSVEEAESVPPNDLLNGSGSLEKAGDPPHFEASDVGTPHDHGKRRNASSNFPEQNARSSLGTQSFGSAHGGGSGVTPSSNCHHGVSPSGSRDEKSEAGQSFPGDGNFSAGRQNWNMEFKDATSAAQAAAESAERASLAARAAAELSRVTRQYSSESQRSEVQSSGGGGPGMYDTSIHEHFPKDSATSSLPDRNPRLQNERIDILPHENLARETRQFHDDNHGTLGGAGSGNHGTSSIHEHFPKDSVISPSPDRTSRFQHERTDGLQHDNLARATRHHNGSHGTSNRPGSQVSVGATGSINNDNPFASPGEGDKNMQKRLSKEDSREKMIMRKSSGRTESESTNSFKNESIEDFNYFGEEATTKDPKNNSSGSYLSTSGFGENIHHSSHQIYGYDYQGHVPSETVNKSSHDSASVAFDDSGSEDDVHIKFDSDPIYDDQQAKLYFPSPERKSPTYNSAIKNSWSFDSDKSPEKSPLSSEVFVERHSPRLYESLAASGDNSRPKNVVPTFDDSDGTNSESDVEMVRPPIGKSKDIQNVSYEHAGYHDSPRSSYTENVSGSDGKKWSHSLSDKTVSNDVQRHGKTDKSDSITFSSEDEAEHTKPQDGKDTSSAPALPGTQTDDSSLASSASGFEKEFTFGKLTGGLKHKGHIPPPYLRSQLNNTSTSVERAKESPVVRPQAVAPLKSSVVLDDTHSTSDTDSSDEEFSQEASSYSRRTYAQKTGSEFNTNYAGLRGSPTYFDSDSSDSDAGPKKQSLAGRSQLGSGFSRRTKASSSRLDTNSSPKFKISSEAAVNSGSGVDRKPTRRSFGAKTQEPPKPVMNSFAADTQEPQRQTRNFYSSESHESPSDKRMSSEQPSAGPAVSRHIAQPKITSDEGRRKSTRMEQPASSAQMSAASGSSNAPKAPASIGDKISREDSMKKASHVHPKLPDYDDIASKLASLRTNPK